The following coding sequences lie in one Allochromatium vinosum DSM 180 genomic window:
- the tnpA gene encoding IS200/IS605 family transposase has translation MSSDNDLRRGRQCVFLMHVHLVFVTKYRRGVFTKDILEDLRHIFTKVCIDFEAQLIEMDGEDDHVHLLVEYPPKAAVSSLVNSLKGVSSRLIRAKNYPSLRRKLWGRALWSPSYFASSCGGAPISIVRQYIEQQRTPH, from the coding sequence ATGAGCAGCGACAACGATCTTCGACGCGGAAGGCAGTGTGTCTTCCTGATGCACGTTCACTTGGTCTTCGTGACCAAGTATCGGCGCGGCGTCTTTACCAAGGACATCCTTGAGGACCTGCGCCACATCTTCACCAAGGTCTGTATCGATTTTGAGGCGCAACTGATCGAGATGGACGGTGAGGACGATCATGTTCACCTGTTGGTGGAATATCCGCCGAAGGCGGCCGTCTCCAGCCTCGTGAACAGTCTCAAAGGCGTCTCCAGCCGACTCATTCGCGCCAAAAATTACCCGAGCCTGCGCCGGAAACTCTGGGGGCGCGCGTTGTGGTCGCCGTCCTACTTCGCTTCATCCTGTGGCGGCGCCCCCATTTCCATCGTGCGCCAGTACATCGAGCAACAGCGCACTCCGCACTGA
- a CDS encoding sensor histidine kinase encodes MGIKAKLKLIGLLPLLVAIVFGVTIYRGQDRLNALSHLALKTDAMREALRDVRDVSRLILATRDNAIRREGYDALEIVNRGMADLAVWRDEPGLGEIIHGLERHLLMARIHYEMLDGLTVPMLKWIAVPQISEVEQNLMRELDALDTRLRALHQTARAALVEHSERLWRREFWLLTLTAVLVLWLTHPILDRIGTALHTLTQGTRRIGPNGLPKQLDLTGEDEFGQLARDFNTMVRRLAESEVARAERSRDLEAAVQDLENFSYSVSHDLRAPLRAIDGFIGILREDYAANLDAEGLRLFGVVSANARKMERLIDDILALSRAGRLAMEWVTVDMNQMVDEVWSDLLETASGRPIQFQRADLPNCQGDPRAIRQIWQNLLGNALKFTRDRDPARIQVSARAETGCIRYSVEDNGAGFDPAYSAKLFCLFQRLHGVDEFEGTGVGLAIVKRFVQRHHGQVEAGGAVNGGAVFAFSLPIDPESFTAAANAEDG; translated from the coding sequence ATGGGCATCAAGGCAAAGCTCAAACTGATCGGTCTGTTGCCGCTGCTGGTGGCGATCGTCTTCGGCGTGACCATCTATCGCGGGCAGGATCGTCTCAATGCCTTGAGCCATCTGGCCCTGAAGACCGATGCGATGCGCGAGGCACTGCGCGATGTGCGCGATGTGAGCCGACTCATCCTGGCCACGCGCGACAACGCCATCCGCCGTGAAGGTTATGACGCCCTGGAGATCGTCAATCGCGGCATGGCGGATCTGGCCGTCTGGCGCGACGAGCCAGGACTGGGCGAAATCATCCACGGGCTGGAGCGGCACCTGCTCATGGCGCGCATCCATTACGAGATGCTCGACGGCCTGACGGTCCCCATGCTCAAGTGGATCGCCGTCCCTCAGATCAGCGAGGTCGAGCAGAACCTGATGCGCGAACTCGACGCGCTCGACACCCGCTTGCGCGCACTCCATCAAACCGCCCGCGCGGCCCTGGTCGAGCACAGCGAACGGCTCTGGCGCCGCGAGTTCTGGCTGCTGACGCTGACGGCCGTGCTGGTCCTCTGGCTGACCCATCCCATTCTCGACCGCATCGGCACGGCGCTGCACACACTCACCCAAGGCACGCGCAGAATCGGTCCCAATGGATTGCCCAAGCAACTCGATCTGACCGGCGAGGATGAATTCGGCCAGCTCGCGCGCGACTTCAACACCATGGTCCGGCGTCTGGCCGAGTCCGAGGTGGCGCGCGCGGAACGCTCGCGCGATCTGGAAGCGGCCGTCCAGGATCTGGAGAATTTCAGCTATTCGGTCTCGCACGATCTGCGCGCACCACTGCGCGCCATCGATGGCTTCATCGGCATCCTGCGCGAGGACTACGCCGCCAATCTCGACGCCGAGGGTCTGCGTCTGTTCGGCGTGGTCAGCGCCAACGCACGGAAGATGGAACGGCTCATCGACGACATCCTGGCCCTGTCGCGCGCCGGACGCCTGGCGATGGAGTGGGTGACGGTCGACATGAACCAGATGGTCGACGAGGTCTGGTCGGATCTCCTGGAGACCGCGAGCGGGCGTCCGATCCAGTTCCAGCGCGCGGATCTGCCAAACTGTCAGGGCGACCCGCGAGCGATCCGACAGATCTGGCAGAATCTGCTCGGCAACGCGCTCAAGTTCACGCGCGACCGCGATCCGGCCCGAATCCAGGTCTCAGCGCGCGCCGAGACGGGCTGCATCCGCTACAGTGTCGAGGACAACGGCGCCGGTTTCGACCCGGCCTACTCGGCCAAGCTCTTCTGTCTCTTCCAGCGCCTGCATGGCGTGGACGAGTTCGAGGGCACGGGTGTGGGACTGGCGATCGTCAAGCGCTTCGTACAGAGACACCACGGCCAGGTCGAGGCCGGGGGGGCGGTCAATGGCGGCGCGGTCTTCGCCTTCAGCCTCCCCATCGATCCCGAATCATTCACAGCGGCTGCGAACGCGGAGGATGGATGA
- the dsrE2 gene encoding sulfur carrier protein DsrE2, with protein sequence MEQKKLAIIATKGSLDWAYPPFILASTAAALGYEVQVFFTFYGLQLLKKKPNLEVTPLGNPGMPMPMGMDKWFPVLGLALPGMQGMMTAMMKQKMKSKGVASIEELRELCQEAEVKMIACQMTVDLFDMPKAEFIDGVEYAGAAAFFEFAGESDICLYI encoded by the coding sequence ATGGAACAAAAGAAACTGGCGATCATCGCCACCAAGGGTTCGCTCGACTGGGCCTACCCGCCCTTCATCCTCGCCTCGACGGCCGCCGCCCTGGGCTATGAGGTGCAGGTCTTCTTCACCTTCTACGGGCTGCAACTCCTGAAGAAGAAGCCGAACCTGGAAGTCACGCCGCTGGGCAACCCCGGCATGCCGATGCCGATGGGCATGGACAAGTGGTTCCCGGTGCTCGGTCTGGCGCTGCCCGGTATGCAGGGCATGATGACCGCCATGATGAAGCAGAAGATGAAGAGCAAGGGCGTGGCCAGCATCGAGGAACTGCGCGAGCTCTGTCAGGAAGCCGAAGTCAAGATGATCGCCTGTCAGATGACCGTCGACCTCTTCGATATGCCGAAAGCCGAGTTCATCGACGGCGTCGAGTACGCCGGCGCGGCGGCCTTCTTCGAGTTCGCCGGCGAGAGCGACATCTGTCTCTACATCTGA
- a CDS encoding RNA-guided endonuclease InsQ/TnpB family protein → MNVHQEDTLPSASKIVVAAHRPNYTACMQRHQAFKYALRPTGQQERQMRRVAGSCRFVYNQALALQKARHEHGDKKLGYAELCKRLTAWRNGAQTPWLAEAPVHPLQQTLKDLERAYTNFFAQRAAFPRFKKKGQGDSFRYPDPKQIKLDQANRRIFLPKLGWLRYRHSRDVLGAVKNVTVSRSGGQWFVSIQTERAVDPPIPNGGAVGLDLGIVRFATLSDGTYYAPLNSFKRHETALRQAQQALSRKVKFSRNWKKAKARVQKIHSRIGNARRDYLHKTSTTISQNHAMVCIEDLPVRNMSKSAAGTTEQPGKNVRAKSGLNKSILDQGWFEFRRQLDYKLAWKGGWLIAVPPRNTSRTCPCCGHVSADNRRTQARFACVECGFEEHADLVGAINVLRAGHARFACEVSGAVRPPAAGTHRSDSGTAQCRV, encoded by the coding sequence GTGAACGTGCATCAGGAAGACACACTGCCTTCCGCGTCGAAGATCGTTGTCGCTGCTCATAGACCAAACTACACTGCGTGCATGCAGCGCCACCAAGCCTTCAAGTACGCCCTTCGACCGACCGGTCAACAGGAACGGCAGATGCGCCGCGTCGCCGGATCGTGCCGATTCGTCTACAACCAAGCGCTGGCGTTGCAGAAGGCGCGCCACGAACACGGCGACAAGAAGCTCGGGTATGCCGAGCTGTGCAAACGGCTGACCGCGTGGCGAAACGGTGCACAGACGCCGTGGTTGGCCGAGGCGCCGGTTCACCCGCTGCAACAGACGCTCAAGGACTTGGAGCGGGCCTATACCAACTTCTTCGCCCAGCGGGCGGCGTTTCCTCGCTTCAAGAAGAAAGGGCAAGGCGACAGTTTCCGCTACCCCGACCCCAAGCAGATCAAACTCGATCAGGCCAACCGCCGGATCTTTCTGCCCAAGCTCGGCTGGCTGCGCTACCGCCACAGCCGGGACGTGCTCGGTGCGGTGAAGAACGTCACCGTGAGCCGGTCGGGTGGCCAGTGGTTCGTGTCGATTCAGACGGAGCGCGCGGTCGATCCGCCCATCCCGAACGGCGGCGCCGTCGGTCTCGACCTGGGTATCGTCCGCTTCGCCACGCTCTCCGACGGCACCTATTACGCACCGCTCAACAGCTTCAAGCGCCATGAAACGGCCTTGCGCCAGGCGCAGCAGGCGCTGAGCCGCAAGGTGAAGTTCAGCCGCAATTGGAAGAAGGCCAAAGCCCGCGTCCAGAAGATTCATTCCCGGATTGGTAATGCCCGCCGCGACTACCTGCACAAGACCTCGACCACGATCAGCCAAAACCACGCGATGGTGTGTATCGAGGACTTGCCGGTACGGAACATGTCCAAGTCGGCGGCCGGCACCACCGAGCAGCCGGGCAAGAACGTTCGGGCCAAGTCTGGCCTGAACAAATCCATCCTCGATCAAGGCTGGTTCGAGTTCCGCCGCCAGTTGGACTACAAGCTGGCGTGGAAGGGCGGCTGGCTCATCGCCGTGCCGCCGCGCAACACCAGCCGCACCTGTCCGTGTTGTGGCCATGTGTCGGCCGACAACCGCCGGACGCAAGCGCGGTTCGCCTGTGTGGAATGCGGTTTCGAGGAACACGCCGATCTCGTCGGCGCGATCAACGTTTTAAGGGCGGGACACGCCCGGTTCGCCTGTGAAGTGAGCGGTGCTGTCAGGCCGCCAGCAGCAGGAACCCACCGAAGCGACTCCGGCACGGCTCAATGCCGCGTTTGA
- a CDS encoding rhd_2599 family sulfurtransferase, which yields MVNEIDSESLSQRLADTEDVLLVDIRTPAEIAQGMIPDALQLPMHLIPIRMSEIPKDRDVVIYCRSGARSYQACAYLMQQGYGRVLNLRGGIIAWARHGLPIVAPEG from the coding sequence GTGGTCAACGAGATCGATTCCGAGTCCCTGAGCCAGCGGCTCGCGGATACTGAAGATGTGTTGCTGGTGGACATCCGCACCCCGGCAGAGATCGCCCAGGGCATGATCCCCGACGCCCTGCAACTGCCGATGCACCTGATCCCGATCCGGATGAGCGAGATACCCAAAGATCGCGACGTGGTCATCTACTGCCGCAGCGGCGCGCGCTCCTACCAGGCTTGCGCCTATCTGATGCAGCAGGGTTATGGCCGCGTGCTCAACCTGCGCGGCGGCATCATCGCCTGGGCGCGTCACGGCCTGCCGATCGTCGCCCCCGAGGGCTGA
- a CDS encoding sulfurtransferase TusA family protein: MADFDQELDASGLNCPLPILRAKKTLNAMSSGQVLHVIATDPGSVKDFDAFAKQTGNELMESKEEGGKFHFLIKKS, from the coding sequence ATGGCTGATTTCGATCAAGAACTCGACGCAAGCGGCCTGAACTGCCCGCTGCCGATCCTGCGCGCCAAGAAGACCCTGAACGCCATGTCCAGCGGTCAGGTCCTGCACGTCATCGCCACCGATCCCGGCTCGGTCAAAGACTTCGACGCCTTCGCCAAGCAGACCGGCAACGAGCTGATGGAGTCCAAGGAAGAAGGCGGCAAGTTCCACTTCCTGATCAAGAAGTCCTGA
- the ilvB gene encoding biosynthetic-type acetolactate synthase large subunit, with translation MPNDNRTGAAILLDVLNDLGVETIFGHTGGAVIPIHVEINKRLRAGTPVPRFVLCRQEGGAGHAAEGYARASGRVGVALATSGPGATNLITPIADAYKDSLPTLFITGQVPSRAIGTDAFQEVDMVGLTRPISKHNYLVKDVADLEWVLREAHALAMHGRPGPVVVDICKDVQLTALETANVPRVRHRESVDFDAARADAILEALARAERPVVKAGGGVIHANAALALQRFAERFDVPVTTTFNALGALPFELAYNLGMPGMHGTVPANYALRDADLILSLGGRFDDRVAVRGFAEGKRIAHVDIDPSEIDKTIATDLNLVATLDEFLAHALASGRSARHPEWMTLIGEWRQRMMPPYGQSEYIKPQAAIEVISDLTGGEATLVTGVGQHQMWSAQYYRFRRPRQWISSGGLGTMGFGLPAAIGAWYGDPTHPVVLIDGDGSFQMNIQELGTVVANRIPLKIFVLNNSFLGMVRQWEDMMDDGHHYETCLARTADCDPDCIDLDQGCRRQIPNLTGLKHVYPRLKTVRLRDPETLREDIAAVLAEPGPVLVDVWIDKAENVIPMIRPGHSLEQMIES, from the coding sequence ATGCCCAACGACAACCGTACCGGCGCCGCCATCCTGCTCGATGTCCTCAACGATCTCGGGGTCGAGACCATTTTCGGACACACCGGCGGAGCGGTCATCCCGATCCATGTCGAGATCAACAAGCGTCTGCGCGCCGGCACGCCCGTGCCGCGCTTCGTGCTCTGCCGGCAGGAGGGCGGCGCCGGACATGCCGCCGAGGGCTATGCACGCGCCAGCGGCCGGGTCGGAGTGGCACTGGCGACCTCTGGACCGGGCGCGACCAATCTGATCACGCCGATCGCCGACGCCTACAAGGATTCGCTGCCCACGCTCTTCATCACCGGCCAGGTACCGAGCCGGGCGATCGGCACCGACGCCTTCCAGGAAGTGGACATGGTCGGTCTCACCCGCCCCATCTCCAAGCACAACTATCTGGTCAAGGACGTGGCCGATCTGGAATGGGTGCTGCGCGAGGCCCATGCCTTGGCCATGCACGGACGTCCCGGTCCTGTCGTGGTCGACATCTGCAAGGATGTACAACTGACGGCGCTGGAGACGGCCAATGTGCCGCGCGTGCGTCATCGCGAGTCCGTCGACTTCGATGCCGCGCGCGCCGATGCCATCCTGGAGGCGCTCGCCCGCGCCGAGCGTCCGGTGGTCAAGGCCGGCGGCGGCGTCATCCACGCCAATGCCGCCCTGGCGCTGCAACGCTTCGCCGAACGCTTCGACGTGCCGGTGACGACCACCTTCAACGCCCTCGGCGCCCTGCCCTTCGAGCTGGCCTACAACCTCGGGATGCCGGGGATGCACGGCACCGTGCCGGCCAACTATGCCCTGCGCGATGCCGACCTGATCCTCTCGCTCGGCGGGCGCTTCGACGATCGGGTCGCGGTGCGCGGCTTCGCCGAGGGCAAGCGCATCGCCCATGTCGACATCGACCCGTCCGAGATCGACAAGACCATCGCCACCGATCTCAATCTGGTCGCGACGCTCGACGAATTCCTCGCCCATGCCCTGGCCTCGGGACGCTCGGCGCGCCATCCCGAATGGATGACGCTCATCGGCGAATGGCGCCAGCGCATGATGCCGCCCTACGGCCAGTCCGAATACATCAAGCCGCAGGCCGCGATCGAGGTCATCTCCGATCTGACCGGCGGCGAGGCGACCCTGGTCACGGGCGTCGGCCAGCATCAGATGTGGTCGGCCCAGTACTACCGCTTCCGCCGCCCGCGTCAGTGGATCAGCTCAGGCGGTCTGGGCACCATGGGTTTCGGGCTGCCTGCGGCGATCGGCGCCTGGTATGGCGACCCCACGCATCCGGTGGTCCTGATCGACGGCGACGGCAGCTTCCAGATGAACATCCAGGAACTCGGCACCGTGGTCGCCAACCGGATTCCGCTCAAGATTTTCGTTCTGAACAACAGCTTCCTCGGCATGGTGCGCCAGTGGGAAGACATGATGGACGACGGCCATCATTACGAGACCTGTCTGGCGCGCACCGCCGACTGCGACCCGGACTGCATCGACCTCGATCAGGGCTGCCGGCGCCAGATCCCCAACCTGACCGGACTCAAGCACGTCTATCCGCGTCTCAAGACGGTGCGTCTGCGCGATCCCGAGACCTTGCGCGAAGACATCGCCGCCGTGCTCGCCGAGCCGGGGCCGGTGCTGGTCGACGTCTGGATCGACAAGGCCGAGAACGTCATCCCGATGATCCGCCCTGGGCACAGCCTGGAGCAGATGATCGAGTCCTGA
- the cysG gene encoding siroheme synthase CysG, producing MDLLPIFLDMQGRPCLVVGGGATAARKVSNLLRAGAAVTVVSPELCDALACKVESGALRHEARCFAPEDIAGQRLVIAATDDHAINRQIAELAKAADIPVNVVDDPDACTFVLPSIVDRSPVTIAVSSGKTSPVLARMLRTRLEALIPAGYGRLAELSGRYRERVKARFSEQRDRRRFWDRVLQGAVAERILAGQFEEAEAVIESELSPGALDRDMGEVYLVGAGPGDPDLISFRALRLMQQADVVVYDRLVATPILNMTRRDARRIYVGKERNHHAMRQEEINRLLADLAKDGHRVLRLKGGDPFIFGRGGEEIDTLAAEGVPFQVIPGITAASGCAAYAGIPLTHRDYAQSVTFVTGHLKDGTIDLNWSALAQPHQTVVFYMGLVGLPVIVEQLMAHGVSPEMSIALVQQGTTHLQRVYTGALATIREIVEVDPPSPPTLLIVGEVVKLREKLNWYSPPDEPLQGATTSIV from the coding sequence ATGGATCTACTGCCCATCTTTCTCGACATGCAAGGCCGTCCATGTTTGGTGGTCGGCGGCGGCGCCACGGCGGCGCGCAAGGTCTCCAATCTGCTGCGTGCGGGGGCGGCCGTGACTGTCGTGTCGCCTGAGCTGTGCGATGCGCTGGCATGCAAGGTCGAATCCGGAGCGTTACGGCATGAAGCGCGCTGCTTCGCGCCTGAGGATATCGCCGGTCAGCGGCTCGTCATCGCGGCGACCGACGACCACGCGATTAACCGCCAGATCGCTGAGTTGGCCAAGGCCGCTGATATTCCTGTAAACGTCGTTGATGACCCGGATGCTTGCACCTTTGTGCTGCCCTCGATCGTCGACCGTTCGCCGGTGACGATTGCGGTGTCGAGTGGCAAGACATCACCCGTGCTTGCGCGCATGCTGCGCACGCGGCTCGAAGCGCTGATCCCAGCGGGATACGGGCGTCTGGCAGAGCTGAGCGGGCGTTATCGTGAGCGTGTCAAAGCTCGGTTCAGCGAACAGCGTGATCGGCGTCGTTTTTGGGATCGGGTACTGCAAGGAGCGGTTGCCGAGCGGATTCTTGCTGGTCAGTTTGAAGAAGCAGAAGCCGTCATCGAGAGTGAATTGTCACCCGGAGCTTTAGATCGCGATATGGGCGAGGTCTACCTTGTCGGCGCCGGTCCCGGCGATCCGGATCTTATCAGCTTCCGCGCCCTGAGGTTGATGCAGCAAGCCGATGTCGTTGTCTATGATCGCCTGGTTGCGACGCCCATTCTCAATATGACCCGGCGTGATGCGCGTCGTATCTATGTCGGCAAAGAGCGCAATCATCACGCCATGCGCCAAGAAGAGATAAACCGCTTGCTTGCGGATCTGGCGAAAGATGGGCATCGCGTGCTGCGGCTGAAAGGCGGTGATCCTTTCATCTTCGGGCGCGGCGGCGAGGAAATCGATACGCTTGCTGCCGAGGGTGTGCCCTTTCAGGTTATTCCCGGTATAACAGCAGCATCCGGCTGCGCGGCGTATGCTGGTATTCCGTTGACGCATCGCGACTATGCGCAATCCGTAACCTTTGTTACTGGACACCTAAAAGATGGCACCATCGACCTGAACTGGTCGGCACTCGCCCAGCCGCACCAAACTGTCGTTTTCTACATGGGCCTGGTCGGTCTGCCGGTCATCGTCGAGCAGCTGATGGCGCATGGTGTCTCACCTGAGATGTCCATCGCCCTAGTTCAGCAGGGCACAACGCATTTGCAACGAGTTTACACGGGCGCCCTGGCTACTATTCGCGAGATTGTCGAAGTCGACCCACCGTCACCACCAACATTGCTGATCGTTGGTGAAGTAGTCAAGTTGCGCGAGAAACTGAATTGGTACAGTCCGCCAGATGAGCCATTACAAGGTGCAACAACTTCAATTGTATGA
- a CDS encoding response regulator, whose protein sequence is MMVTQDSMVDILLVEDNPNDAELAMRALRKHNLANRLEWVKDGAAALDFLFHRGDYTQCPNILPRVVLLDLRLPKVDGIEVLREIRAHAETRELPVVVLTSSHEERDLVATYELGVNSFVAKPVAFDEFARTVAELGMYWVLVNRVPPEIRST, encoded by the coding sequence ATGATGGTCACACAAGACTCGATGGTCGACATCCTGCTGGTCGAAGACAACCCGAACGATGCCGAACTGGCCATGCGCGCGCTGCGCAAGCACAATCTGGCCAACCGTCTGGAATGGGTCAAGGACGGCGCCGCCGCGCTGGATTTCCTCTTCCATCGCGGCGACTATACCCAGTGTCCCAACATACTGCCGCGCGTCGTGCTGCTCGACCTGCGCCTGCCCAAGGTCGACGGGATCGAGGTACTGCGCGAGATCCGCGCCCATGCCGAAACACGCGAGTTGCCCGTCGTGGTCCTGACCTCATCGCACGAGGAACGCGATCTGGTCGCCACCTATGAACTGGGTGTCAACAGCTTCGTAGCCAAGCCCGTCGCCTTCGACGAATTCGCGCGTACCGTCGCCGAGCTGGGGATGTATTGGGTGCTGGTCAACCGTGTGCCACCGGAGATCCGTTCGACTTGA